GCACATCCCTTACCGTCATCTCATCAAACTGTTTTCTGGCCAATGATAACAAGCCCAATTTAGCATACATGTCAACCAAGGCAGTTAAGGCGAAAACATCACAACCAAACCCCGATTTTACGAAATGGGTGTGCAGCATTCGGCCTTGTTGGTGGGAGGAAAGGGAGGCACAAGCTGAAAAGAGGAAGGTGAAGGAGTGTTCATTTGGTGAGCAGCCTTGGAGGCACATCTGAGTGAAGAGGGAAAAGCATTGATGGTGAGGCCCATGTGAAGAGTAGGCTTGAATGAGCTTGTTATAGAGAAAAACAGTTGGTTTAGGAATAAAGTCGAACAGTTTGTGTGCATAGGGAATACTGGGGATTTGGAGGAGGCTCACTATGAGTTGTTTGGTGTGTTCTATGCCATTTCTGAGGGTGTAAGCTTGGATTTGCTTCAAGCGGTTCATAACAAACTCACCCAACTGGAGGAAAACGCCTCTTCGAAAAGAATTTTCTATATAGTATGTTGATTTGGAATAGAAGAggcatattttcaaaaatctgtTTCATTGAGTTTGAAATGGAATACTTTGCTATCAAAACGATGTCGTTTTACAAAGCGGATAAATGGTGAAACTCAAACTCGGTATTTGGGCTTAGATGGGCCGAATAAGAGCCTTCGTATCCGCTTCTGAAAAGCCGGAAAGACCTTCTTTtttaagggttatttgattaaaaacataatcCAATGTACTTATTGTATTTTATGGGATTAATCCTACTTCACGTTCAGGGGCTGACCCTTGTCGGTTTTGAGTTCAACCTCACgacattaaaaaacatttacaaGATTAAGGGAAGTTCGTACCCATATAGTCCAAGTAACTTTCTTCCCTATCTGACGTGGAATATTTTCGtcatttttttatctcattttaaaaaacatgttagtcattttttcttataaaaataatttttttcttttcaaacctacgtataaatacttaaaataataataaaaaaaacgtatatatatatataaaagagtaatttttcaaataaaaatatgagaaatgttGGATTTCGGGattattttatcacttttaacaaattaatttaatttccaaacatAATCTTATTAAAAGGATTTAtgactttgaaaaaaagaaaaaaatataatttcttatgaaatttgtgtaaataattaaatataaaaataacctCAAATGTGTTTTAATTTGtattaaatcataaataaaaattgttcaaatgcgtctaaaaacttttattaaactttaaaaCACCCTTTTGGCTCCTCAGACTCAAATCTAAAAAACAAGaccttaataaaatttcaaaaataccaAGGGCGTGTAGGCAGGTGGGAGCCAAATGCTAATGCCTTCTTGATTGAGGTTTGGGTTGGGTTCGAGTCGTTCGGGAATTTCCCACCTTTCAAGTTCAAGCTCGGTCCTAAGTCCAACTCTGTTTGATGGTCGGTATGCCAAATTTTCCAACTTTTACAAGGACCAAATTTATGTCCCTATATATGGTTTTGGCTTCATATACTTTCAATAACGGATCAATAACCCTGTCCATGGGAGGATTGTGGTTTCTCCGTTTCCGCCATGGAAGACTGAATTTGGATGATTTGAGGACTCATCTTGGAACTCTCTGTGTTAACGCATTTACATTGAGAATCATATAAGCTGTTCTATGAATAACAATAAAGATTTCAATTGTAAATAATATTACATCGCACCAGCCAACTCCTCCTACCCACAAACGAATCCAGCATCAATTATACAGAGAATTGATCCCGTGGCATAAAAAATGAGTCAACATCAACCTCCCAACCCTCCAACAACTTAACTTTCTCTACAGACATATCACAAATTGGATTCAAGTCATACCAGATATCAAAGCTTTCCAACTACAAGCAGTAAAGAAGCACGAACCATTTCCAAAATCAGAGTGTGCTTGCTTGCAGCGGAGAGAGGAGGATGTGGGGTTTTGTTTTGCAGATGTGAAGCTCCATTTCTTCCCATGCAAGTCCTGCTCCACCTGTTCAATGATTCTAGCAGGGTTAAGGCATCAAGGTGGGTTCTGGGTCTGGCCATCAACCCCTCAGCATGTGAATGAATGTATATACTTCAAAGGAGAGTAAACTTCCTTTTAAAAGTAAGAAGACTGTTCATGAAGCACATTCAAGTGAGCAAGTATTCTGGCTGCCAAAGATTTGGTACTACTGCTTCCTCGCTGAGTTAAGTCAACTAAAGGCATCTGTGCAGAGGCTCCATACCTTTGTTTAAACTCCACCTGCCGAAAAATCCTTTCTAGGGCATTCAGAGCTTTCTCCTGTAATGTAGGGGAGGAGGAACCAAGTGATCTTATTATCAGTGGTATGGCATTTGCATCTGCAAGCACCTTACTGCCACTTTGTAATCGCTCTCCTTCAATTAATGTCAATAACGCATCAAAAGAAGCCTCAGAGGCTTGTGGGTCTGCTTCAGCAAGAACTCTCACGAGAGGGCCCACTGCATCAGCCTCTAGAAGGCAAAACGATGATTCAATCGAGCAGATTCCTCGATGAACTGGGCAGCCAGTTTCTGGTGGGGCAGAGAAGCACAAGAACCCCCCTCTCTTTGGTAATGATCTGCTCAGTCTAGGTGAACTTCGTGAAAATTGTGCAAGCGAAATGGCTGAACGTTTTTTTGTCAAGCTGGTTCCTCGTTCTAACCACTGAACCAAAACAGGTATAATGCCAGCTTCAGCAGCTTTCTTTTGTAATTCCTGGTTTGTGGAAACAGTGAAACGGCATACTGCTCCAACAGTATTCTCTATTAACTGATCCTTACAAGGCCCTTTCTGCTTGGTATCacgaagaaaattaaaaatgattgaaagAGCTCCAGCATCAAGAAACCATCGAGTGATCTGGGGGTCTTCAGGCAGGTTAGAGATGATACCCATTGCAGAACCAACCTCGTCCTCATCAGTAGAAGATTTAATGATCTTAACTAAGGTCTCAACATCCTTCTGATCCATGTGCTCCAAGATGGTGGCCCCCTCGCCATCATCAGTCAAGCGAGATAACAGTTTAACAGCATTTGGCCGTACTTCTGGGTTATCGAGTTCACATAATTGAACCAATACCTGAACAGCTGTGCACTGCAAAGGGTAATAAGACTGTCAAAGTTAGCTGATCTAATGATATATCCAATAGAAACTCACTAGTGTTGTAGCTCATATCAAATTGGTACACTGTTGGCTTACTATTACCAATAAGTTCAAGTTAATTGATAGCTCAACATGGTAAGAACCCTGAAGCAAGGTGTTAGGATTATAGCCTATAGCAAGTTGGTCTACCATTACCTAACggtttaagcttttaggtcaATTAATAACTCAACAAAACTTCCAGGATGGAAAACATGCAATTGAGAAGATGAACTAATGGTGGAGGGTGGGAGGTAGAACATAGCAGGAACAAGGAAAGAAATACTTGAGGAAACAAAGAGAGACCACAACAGCTCTTATTTTAGATTTCTTATCTCTATATTGACTTACTATGAGAGGAGGGAGAACCCAGGTGTGCAAGCACAAACATTAAAGGGGTAAGAAGGGGAAAATAAAGAGCAAGAATGATACCAAAGGTTaagaaaaatattctaaatgGGGCTTCTTACATGAAAAAACTTGTGACTTCTATCAGGTCAATTGAAAGATTCATCCCTAATCCAGAATATTTGGTTAACAACATTAATACCTTATTAgcagttgaaaattttgagaaacaCAGTATCTCAAAATTAGAagggataaaataatcaaataccATTTGTTATACTTACTAAATAACAGTTCACCGCTAATCATAAAAGAGGGACATCACTGCCTTAACAAAATACAATATCATGTTGCTTATAAAAGAAATGCACCATTAAACCATTTGTTATACTTACTTAGGCACTGTTTGGATTGACATCTGAGAAaccaaaaacaacttttttagTTCATAAAAGTTTCTATGCCCGTTTCACTAATTTCGTTCAAGGAGCTTATGGCTTAAAAAAGAGCTTAATATGGAAGCCAAAATTTTTTTGATTCTTCTAGAGACTATTTTTTGGCTTATGTAAGAAGTTCTTACATGTTTAATATAACTTTTACAATACCAATATTACCCTTAAAAATTGTGACTTTGATTTCAGCTTCtagctaaagaaaaaaaataggaagcCATCCCAAACGAGGCCTTAACGCTTGGAAAGAAGTCAATCACAGAAGATCTAGGCAAAGCCATACAATCCAGAATGGATGCCTAGGTGTATCTAGGTTGATTTGAGTGACTTAGTCCAGGCTCTTACACATAATAGATAAATGCCTGGATGGATGCCTAGATAACCGTTCTTTTAAtggcatatgtcaaattccagtTATAAACAATAGGCAGTTCCAGTTTTATTTAACCGAAAAGGAAAATGATCTTCTATAGAAGTTGGATGGAAGGGGGAAATGAAGAGAAATctaccccaaaaaaaaaaaaaaaaaaaaaaagaatacctGTCTCAACTTGGCCTTGATATTTGTAGCAGATGGGGATTGACATAAAGCAAAGAAGGTACAGAGAATGCTTTTTTGTATGTCAGGCCCTGTCAAGTGAACCAAGGAGAAGAGCTTGAAAATGTCATCATCAGATTCCAGCAATGACACCTGTGGCTGCTCAGTTTCCTGTGACATGGTTGATATGGCAAGGTGCATAATTGTGGCTGCTGCCTGTTCACGCAAACTTGGAACTGGGCCATGACTAAAGAGAAGTTCAAGTAATGGGCGCATTGCACCTTCTTTAATCATCCTCAGGCCGTTCTTTTGTAAGCTTGAGAGGTTTTTAAGAGCTTTGATGGCCACCATTTTCATCGGAAGTTCACCATTTGTGACCAAGGGAAGAAGTGATCCCAATACACCATCTTCAAGCAAAGATGATTTATTAGGGTCAGTCAGCTCCAGTTCTGCCAAAGTTGTTGCCATGATGCATTTGACATCTTCTGGTCCTGCAGCAATGAATGTCCAAGGGCTTGTAATCATGAGTAAAAACATTAAAACTTTTCTAATCACAGGTCCAGGATTAGAAGAAGGTTAAAGGAGATAAAATAAAGTCTATTCAGATATTGGATTTCCAAATCCACATATGACATAGTTATGAATGAAGTCTCCCTCAAAAAACAGATACACCAAATTCAAATTCTGGATAACTTAATCTGTTGCTCTTTGACCAGATAAAATCTAATTGATTGCATTTgttttagataaaatttgatCAGATGCAGCAAGTCATTCAGCACAACATATTTCTCTCATTGTTAAGGTTCTAAGTTCTCAAAAAGCTTCAGCTGCCAGGATATGAGCCCACAATGTATATCCTGCTCATACCCTTCCTCATGTGTGGCCTCATAGTCGTACATCAAGAGACAAAACAGTAGTAGCAACAGTAGATAAATAAATGGGGAATAAAAAGTAGAGGAGACACAAACCTGAGCATTTTAGAAATTCAAGCACCAGAATGACATGGACAGTTGcaaaaaatgaacttcatttTAAAGCCAGACATAAAAAGTGATTAAGGTCAGCTACATAAACAATTATTTGCCATATATCCAGCTccaccatagttttaaaaggtgcgCTTTAAGTGCACCTAGGCTCAAGGTGCAACCACTGCCTCATTATAGCGCCTTGCTTGCCAAGACATACGCCTTATTGAAGAGGCACTCTGTCAACTTTACTCttcctttttaaacacttttattcttgaaatttctaattgtatatttaattttatgtaatttcattactttttttatagaatacttcttttaaatgtttggaatcGAATTAGATTTGAATCATATTGtataaaattgatatgtatACTAGGTCGCATTTCACTTCATTTAGGTGCGCGCCTTGTGTTATGCCTTGTGCCAAAGCTATAGGAGACTTTTGCGCGTTAGGCGCACCTtgcgccttttaaaactatgagcTCCATTATCACATAGGTGCTCCTTCTGGTTCCAACTTCCTGACTCCTAGTTATTCATCAGACCAACTGTGCTCTATCAAGTTCAATTCTTGATTTTCTAACTTTCTGCACCTGATAACAATATtcataaatatttcatttgtgggaataatttgtttttgcctagccttggtatttttttttccctctcgtAAGTCTTTACTGGAAAAGGATTTCTATGTCGTTTTCTTCTGGGAACATGACTTAGGATGGACACCTAGCTGCTAGATGGTGATTGAATTGAGGGGAAAGTTTGAATTTGCAAGAATAACCCATAGACTTATTTTACTTAGGGTTGCAGCAGCTTCAGAAGGATCCAGTGTTCAGCCATGCAATAGATCATAAAGTCTAtttaaaagcttaaaaagaCCATCAcattaaattaggaaaaaaaacctGAAGATAGACGCTGaagcaaatatttaaaataatttgctttTGCCATCTGTATAATGTTCTGATCAGAGAATGAAAGATTCTCCAAAAGCTCCCGTGCATCTCTGGCAGCTTGATTATCATCACTGCTTAACATAGTCACCAAGAGGAGTATGCAACCCTGAACCTTCCCAATGCTGTCTCGTACTAAATCACTTTTTGATAATTCCAATAGTAAAGCTACAGCTAGCTTCCTTTCCTCGATACGACGTCCAAGAGAGTGAACAATTGATTCTATTGAATTATCAACTTCAACAATTTTTACCTGTAAGATATTTCAATTcaggaaaattataaattttaagaaagtcTACCTTTCTGAACAAAACTTACACATAATTgtcaaatggaaaatgaatattattctTGTCTTCTATATGAAGACTGCACAGCTACAAGATGTATTCTAGACCCAAAGTAGTAAAGTAGGATGTTCAACAGAATTGATACTTATATGAAGGTGATCCCAAAACATCAAATCCTGTAGGCATTTCTATTCAATATCTGTCAATTGTTTGAAACTAATAGGGTTTAATAAGAATCCAATTTGAATCCAAATCAAAGATAACtgatttttaacaatttatatAGTCAAAAAATATCCTACGTGCATCCAAACCCAATATATTCCTACTGGATCAAATTTGGGGAACCTATATAAGATCTAAAGCCCCTAGGCAGCCTAAAAATGGTATCTGAATTTCATTAATACACGATTTtacaaaataacaaattaatatataaaaaaaaagagagaaacaatTACTGCAACAGACTAATGTAACTagaattgaagaaagaaaaacctttgTGTCATCGCTATCCTTTGCCAAGATACAAAGAATGAGAAGAGCACGAATCCTTATGTCCCGGTTTTTTTCACCAAGAAGTTTAATAAGAGTTGGTGCATAGTTCTCCAGTACTACCCATTCCTGATGAAGGTCCCTTTGTTCACAAAGGTCCTGTAGCTGTTCCAGGCAATTAAGCACTTCTTCCTCATCTTCTGACAAGAGTTTTGGTTTGATAGAAGCAATTCTAATCATTGTGTTTCTATCCCTCCACTCTTCAATTGATTGCCGTAGAGTTTTGTTGGGTCTTAGAATTGATGTGTCTAAAGGGGTCATAGTCAAGGGACACAATTTATTCCCATCTGCAAACCACTTCTCTATAGCACTTCTCTCAAATGTCTGTCCTGAAGAAGTCTCCACCGGGTCTGTCATCACATCCCGAGTGATTGGGCAATAAAATGACAGGAGAGGTTCTAATGGTTGACTACCCAAGGAGTTACGTTTGGTGAAATACCTCATTTCTTTCTCCTTAGGAGATGAAGCAGCATCCGCCCTTCCTAGTAAAGCAATTATCTGATCCATCTGTATAGCTTCTGCCATGTTCTTCCTCACATGTGTGCTTTCTATCTCTTTCTTaaattcttcaaattcctttttcaatgcAGACCGCTCGGTTGAAATTCCAAGAGTCTGTGCAATGAGAACCAGTAAATTATTGGCATAAGAACGATCGACACTCCTCTCCTGTATTCCTGCTTCAATTTTCTCCAAAATCTCCTCTTCTGCTATAGCTGCCCTAAACTCTGCTGTCCCCATATTGTCACACAACTTTCCAATCTCTTCAATTATACTTGATGACAGATCCAATGAAGCCAACGGAATGAGGCTTAGTGCACGGCTCATCTCTCTTGTAGTGTTCTCTAAGCGCTGAACTACTGACCGGCAATGCATCAAGAGATAAACTTTGTTTTTCTTGCAACATTCAAGCGTTAGTTGCTTTGCAACTTTGGTCTCTCGATTGAGAATCTCAATGGCATTGTTTAAGCTCTCGGAATGACTAATGCCTTTCTTATTCAACTCCTTTAGGATGGGAATGATCCTTTGCAAGTAATGTTGGAGCTCTGCAAAACTCCTCTTCTCAATCAGGACATCATCAGCTGCAACTGCAACCTCAATCATAATCTCTACAATCTGAGAAAGAACTTCTGCAGCCGGAGCAAGAGAAACACTAGTAATCGCATCTAATGTCATCTCTGAAGCTTCTAAAGATTGCTACAGAGCAATATCCTCTAGTCCCATGTTAGAAGGCACAGTCAGCCAACTCCCAAATCAACTCAACTCAAACACGTCTTGTATccccattcattttttttttatatcatcgCAACCTACCTCCCACGCCAATTTTGAAGAAATCCTAACCATCTGCACCACAAATTGTTGAAAATGCAaaataactcataaaaaaacatgaaactAAAGATTGCCAAAACACAGAGAGATAAAGGCAGAGAAAGACTTCTGAATCTTACGTCACTAGTTTCCCAAAAACATGGAGACCCAACCCAACTAAGCCAAGAATTATTCATCCGGCTCAGCGGTTTTTAGATTTTACCAGGtgccaaacaagaaaaatccTTTACCCAAAATGTCAactgtttttcttttcccaaattttctcggcaaccacaCGTCTTAACAAAATTGAACCACAAAACGCCTCAACCACGTCCAAATTCAACaatagaccaaaaaaaaaaaggaaaaaaatcagtTCCCAACTTCCCATCATCTCTAAAGCTCCAAATTCAACACTTACAATAATCAGAACACGGATTCAGAGCCAACCAGTTAACTGAAATTGAAACAAAAGTCCAACCATTAACATTACAAAACCCAAAATCTGACCTGATCAACAGGAACGATCCCACTCAAACTTCCACAGCAACCAATGGCGATTTTCCAGAAAAATGCGCAGATTTTCCGAGAAAATTCGCTATGGACGACTGGGGGACTCGAACGAGAATGACGCGCTTCC
The sequence above is drawn from the Vitis riparia cultivar Riparia Gloire de Montpellier isolate 1030 chromosome 15, EGFV_Vit.rip_1.0, whole genome shotgun sequence genome and encodes:
- the LOC117932141 gene encoding U-box domain-containing protein 24-like; the protein is MTLDAITSVSLAPAAEVLSQIVEIMIEVAVAADDVLIEKRSFAELQHYLQRIIPILKELNKKGISHSESLNNAIEILNRETKVAKQLTLECCKKNKVYLLMHCRSVVQRLENTTREMSRALSLIPLASLDLSSSIIEEIGKLCDNMGTAEFRAAIAEEEILEKIEAGIQERSVDRSYANNLLVLIAQTLGISTERSALKKEFEEFKKEIESTHVRKNMAEAIQMDQIIALLGRADAASSPKEKEMRYFTKRNSLGSQPLEPLLSFYCPITRDVMTDPVETSSGQTFERSAIEKWFADGNKLCPLTMTPLDTSILRPNKTLRQSIEEWRDRNTMIRIASIKPKLLSEDEEEVLNCLEQLQDLCEQRDLHQEWVVLENYAPTLIKLLGEKNRDIRIRALLILCILAKDSDDTKVKIVEVDNSIESIVHSLGRRIEERKLAVALLLELSKSDLVRDSIGKVQGCILLLVTMLSSDDNQAARDARELLENLSFSDQNIIQMAKANYFKYLLQRLSSGPEDVKCIMATTLAELELTDPNKSSLLEDGVLGSLLPLVTNGELPMKMVAIKALKNLSSLQKNGLRMIKEGAMRPLLELLFSHGPVPSLREQAAATIMHLAISTMSQETEQPQVSLLESDDDIFKLFSLVHLTGPDIQKSILCTFFALCQSPSATNIKAKLRQCTAVQVLVQLCELDNPEVRPNAVKLLSRLTDDGEGATILEHMDQKDVETLVKIIKSSTDEDEVGSAMGIISNLPEDPQITRWFLDAGALSIIFNFLRDTKQKGPCKDQLIENTVGAVCRFTVSTNQELQKKAAEAGIIPVLVQWLERGTSLTKKRSAISLAQFSRSSPRLSRSLPKRGGFLCFSAPPETGCPVHRGICSIESSFCLLEADAVGPLVRVLAEADPQASEASFDALLTLIEGERLQSGSKVLADANAIPLIIRSLGSSSPTLQEKALNALERIFRQVEFKQRYGASAQMPLVDLTQRGSSSTKSLAARILAHLNVLHEQSSYF